A genome region from Salvia splendens isolate huo1 chromosome 19, SspV2, whole genome shotgun sequence includes the following:
- the LOC121778869 gene encoding uncharacterized protein LOC121778869, translating into MKATQDRQKSYYDLHRKEMEYEVGDKVFLRVSPWKGVMRFGHKGKPSPRYIGPYDIVERVGPLAYRLALPPELEQIHNVFHVSMLRRYRSDPSHVLRDPDIQISKNLSYIEEPVNIVDRQVKQLRRKEIPMVKVSWQNHRVEEATWETEEKVRKNYPHLFTG; encoded by the coding sequence ATGAAGGCGAcacaagacagacagaagagtTATTATGATCTGCATCGGAAAGAGATGGAATATGAGGTTGGAGATAAAGTTTTCTTGAGAGTCTCACCTTGGAAAGGAGTAATGCGATTTGGACATAAAGGTAAGCCGAGTCCTCGTTATATTGGGCCGTATGATATTGTCGAAAGAGTTGGACCGTTAGCGTATAGATTAGCATTACCTCCGGAGTTAGAGCAGATTCATAATGTTTTTCACGTCAGCATGCTTCGACGTTATCGATCTGATCCGTCACATGTTCTGAGAGATCCTGATATACAGATTTCTAAGAATCTTAGTTATATTGAGGAACCAGTTAATATTGTAGACCGACAGGTTAAACAATTGCGAAGAAAAGAGATCCCGATGGTTAAAGTTAGTTGGCAGAATCACAGGGTCGAAGAGGCTACTTGGGAAACAGAGGAAAAGGTGAGAAAGAACTATCCACATCTGTTTACGGGCTAG
- the LOC121778868 gene encoding uncharacterized protein LOC121778868, giving the protein MKATQDRQKSYYDLHRKEMEYEVGDKVFLRVSPWKGVMRFGHKGKPSPRYIGPYDIVERVGPLAYRLALPPELEQIHNVFHVSMLRRYRSDPSHVLRDPDIQISKNLSYIEEPVNIVDRQVKQLRRKEIPMVKVSWQNHRVEEATWETEEKVRKNYPHLFTG; this is encoded by the coding sequence ATGAAGGCGAcacaagacagacagaagagtTATTATGATCTGCATCGGAAAGAGATGGAATATGAGGTTGGAGATAAAGTTTTCTTGAGAGTCTCACCTTGGAAAGGAGTAATGCGATTTGGACATAAAGGTAAGCCGAGTCCTCGTTATATTGGGCCGTATGATATTGTCGAAAGAGTTGGACCGTTAGCGTATAGATTAGCATTACCTCCGGAGTTAGAGCAGATTCATAATGTTTTTCACGTCAGCATGCTTCGACGTTATCGATCTGATCCGTCACATGTTCTGAGAGATCCTGATATACAGATTTCTAAGAATCTTAGTTACATTGAGGAACCAGTTAATATTGTAGACCGACAGGTTAAACAATTGCGAAGAAAAGAGATCCCGATGGTTAAAGTTAGTTGGCAGAATCACAGGGTCGAAGAGGCTACTTGGGAAACAGAGGAAAAGGTGAGAAAGAACTATCCACATCTGTTTACGGGCTAG
- the LOC121778866 gene encoding uncharacterized protein LOC121778866, with the protein MGCIAEERFDYAVSLLHGDAYYWWETVPRAMIHPPVLSWDDFLREFSDKYMPPVYRDKKQREFLSLKQGSMSVADYEVKFTQLSRYALALLPTEQDKCRRFEEGLIYEIRSKITPSDLRTYNDLCAAAIRAERLVKERHVYI; encoded by the coding sequence ATGGGTTGTATTGCAGAAGAACGTTTTGATTATGCAGTGTCTCTTCTTCATGGCGATGCTTACTATTGGTGGGAGACTGTCCCACGAGCTATGATACATCCTCCAGTACTCAGTTGGGATGACTTCTTGAGAGAGTTCAGTGATAAGTATATGCCACCAGTGTATCGTGATAAGAAGCAAAGAGAGTTTTTGTCCCTTAAACAAGGATCTATGTCAGTTGCAGATTATGAAGTAAAGTTTACTCAACTGTCTCGTTATGCATTGGCATTGTTACCTACAGAGCAAGATAAGTGCAGACGTTTTGAAGAAGGATTGATATATGAGATAAGAAGCAAAATCACACCTTCAGACCTTCGTACTTATAATGATCTATGTGCAGCGGCTATACGAGCAGAGAGATTAGTGAAAGAAAGACATGTGtatatataa